In Oncorhynchus tshawytscha isolate Ot180627B linkage group LG06, Otsh_v2.0, whole genome shotgun sequence, the following are encoded in one genomic region:
- the fam32a gene encoding protein FAM32A-like → MSDQYATVQKGSLKLKGIGVVSAGKKKKKKDKETKRLEQQINTNRNEEEETKSGYIDKRTPAQIAFDKMQEKRQMERILNKAEKTHKRRVEDFNRHLDSLTEHYDIPKVSWTK, encoded by the exons ATGTCGGATCAATACGCCACCGTTCAGAAAGGCTCCCTGAAATTGAAAGGGATTGGAGTTGTTTCCGCTGGTAAAAA aaAGAAGAAGAAGGACAAAGAGACGAAGCGTTTGGAGCAGCAAATTAATACAAATCGAAACGAAGAGGAGGAGACCAAGAGTGGATACATTGACAAAAGAACACCAGCTCAAATTGCATTTGACAAGATGCAAGAGAAGAGG CAAATGGAGAGGATTTTGAACAAAGCAGAAAAAACTCACAAGAGGAGAGTTGAG GATTTCAACCGTCACCTGGACAGCCTGACAGAACATTACGATATTCCTAAAGTCAGCTGGACCAAATAA
- the mrpl54 gene encoding 39S ribosomal protein L54, mitochondrial — protein MNVKDMHGGHLCYPLPQERMAGYGLFCSTMRIKCFATNTPVRFCMSNLYRIPTRGYAKKVAAKGKGKGMVKDVLKGPEVCKDPVKLTSHAVGVNIFKQGDDPALKPPEEYPEWLFRLQLGPPKNIHELEPDSHEYWKVLRKEHMLRFNRLHKGKKL, from the exons ATGAATGTCAAAGACATGCATGGTGGCCATTTGTGTTATCCCTTACCGCAAGAAAGGATGGCAGGGTACGGATTATTCTGCTCTACAATGAGAATTAAATGCTTTGCGACCAATACACCTGTGAGATTTTGTATGAGCAACCTGTATAGAATTCCGACGCGTGGATATGCAAAGAAAGTTG ctgcCAAAGGGAAGGGCAAGGGTATGGTGAAAGATGTGCTGAAGGGACCGGAGGTTTGTAAGGACCCTGTGAAGCTCACCTCTCACGCTGTTGGAGTCAACATTTTTAAGCAAGGAGACGACCCTGCACTGAAACCTCCCGAGGAGTACCCAGAGTG GCTGTTCCGGTTGCAGCTGGGTCCCCCTAAGAATATCCATGAGCTGGAGCCAGATAGCCATGAGTACTGGAAGGTCCTGAGGAAGGAGCACATGTTGCGCTTTAACAGGTTAcacaaagggaagaagctgtaG